A part of Corynebacterium lactis RW2-5 genomic DNA contains:
- a CDS encoding PASTA domain-containing protein, protein MSGRNNNPQDPYARDAYGDDSSTRYIPRPNSGAGAGRGRGQGYNPDADFADNSYPDATAETRFDTPRPAQNQQGSQGGQGSGQYWAPLTDEERGYSNTNQNSGYGAGDAAAGADAGGYGNGQGGYDDRDGRGGRDRGERDSGGSGIGKSLAIVAVVALVVIVALVALVMNFTSGGSDNAQTPAPMSSTTTSSSTTTSPSTSESTETSSPLESLDPSGTIGETRDRLQEELDRLRQAPPAIPGFGDNTSGIGNIPVDVAGKSPATVEIELRTNGFNNIKVVDAEGNPTNSAAAILGKVASIDPAEGAMVTMDTPVTIYLQ, encoded by the coding sequence ATGAGTGGCCGCAACAACAACCCCCAGGACCCGTACGCCCGCGACGCTTACGGGGACGACTCCTCGACACGCTACATCCCGCGCCCGAACTCAGGCGCGGGCGCCGGCCGCGGGCGTGGGCAGGGCTACAACCCCGACGCGGACTTCGCAGACAACAGCTACCCTGATGCCACAGCCGAGACACGCTTCGACACTCCGCGCCCGGCCCAGAACCAGCAGGGAAGCCAAGGAGGCCAGGGCAGCGGCCAGTACTGGGCTCCGCTTACCGACGAAGAACGCGGCTACTCCAACACCAACCAAAACTCCGGCTACGGTGCGGGCGACGCAGCGGCCGGCGCCGACGCTGGTGGCTACGGTAATGGCCAGGGCGGCTATGACGACCGTGATGGTCGTGGTGGTCGCGACCGGGGCGAGCGGGACTCTGGCGGTTCCGGAATCGGAAAGTCGCTGGCCATCGTCGCGGTGGTGGCGTTAGTCGTCATCGTTGCGCTGGTAGCGCTGGTGATGAACTTCACCTCCGGAGGCTCGGACAACGCCCAGACTCCGGCGCCGATGTCGAGTACGACAACGTCGAGTAGCACGACGACGTCGCCGTCGACGTCGGAAAGCACGGAGACTTCTAGCCCACTAGAGAGCCTCGACCCGAGCGGCACCATCGGAGAGACGCGCGATCGTCTGCAGGAAGAGCTGGACCGGTTGAGGCAGGCGCCGCCCGCGATTCCGGGGTTCGGTGATAACACGTCGGGCATCGGCAACATTCCGGTCGATGTTGCAGGTAAGAGCCCCGCGACCGTGGAAATTGAGCTGCGCACCAACGGCTTCAACAACATCAAGGTGGTCGACGCCGAGGGCAATCCGACCAACTCTGCGGCGGCGATTCTGGGGAAGGTGGCGTCTATCGATCCCGCGGAGGGCGCGATGGTCACGATGGACACCCCGGTGACGATTTACCTGCAATAA